CCGCCCCAAAGGGCATGGCCCGGCGGATGTAGTCGAAAAGGGTGGTGGCGTAGGGCCAGTAGTTGCCGATGGCAAACTCCACAGGATCCGTGTCCGGGGTGATGGGGAAGGGCTCGGCCACCAGGCGGTTGAAGGGGTAGCCCTCCCCCCGGGCCCCGTGGCAGGAGGCGCACTTCTCCGCATAGATGCGCTCTCCCTCCACGACCTTTCCCTCCCCAGGGGGAAGTCCCCGGCCGTCGGGTAGGACCACGGGCCTGAGGTCGTACTGGGCTATGAGCTCCTCCGCAATGGGGGTGCCCAGACCGTAGCGGGCGGCAAAGGCTAGTCCGAGCAGGGCTAAGGCCAAGAGGGCTTGCTTAAACATCCAACACCTCCCCACCGCAACCCCCCGCGGGGCCAAAGGCCTGGCCACCCAAGGGCTGATCCCCGTTCACCACCTGTCCATCCCCCTGGATGCGCCAAGCCTGTATGGCGTTGTAGTGGTAGCGGTTGTTCCTCCCCCATCTCCTGAAGAACTCCTCCCGGGTGGGCTGGGTATTCCCCGCCTCGTCCCAGGCCCGGCTCCAAAGGACCACCTCCTTGCCGTCCCAGTACCAGGGCATCTTGAAACGCACAAAGGCGTAGCGCTCCACCGGAGGCTCCAAGGTAGCCCGCCTCCAGGTCCTCCCCTGGTCAAAGGAGATCTCCACACGGGTGACGCGGCCGTACCCACTCCAGGCCAGGCCCCTTATCTCGTGGAAGCCGGGCTTGATCTGCTGGAGCCCTGAGGGGGAGGTGATGATGGACTGGGGCTCCATGATCCAGGTAAAGGCCAGGACCCGACCATCCGCCATCACATCCGTGTACTCGCTGGTCTCATCCTTGGCCATGGCGGGTAGGTCCGTGACCAGGATGCGCCTGAGCCACTTCACCTGGATGCTCCCCTCCCAGCCCGGGACCACCAGGCGCACGGGGTAGCCCTGCTCCGGGCGGAGGGCCTCCCCGTTCTGGGCGTAGGCCACCAGGACATCCTCCATGGCCTTCTCCAGGGGGATGGAACGGGTGTACATGGCCGCATCCATCCCCTCGGGGACGAGCCATTTGGCCCCGGGCTTCACCCCCGCCTCCTTGAGGAGGAGGGCAAGGGGCACCCCGGTCCAGCTGGCGTTGGAGGCCAGGCCGCGGCTGCGGGTGGCGGTGAGGCTTGGGTCCGGAGGGTTGCGGTAGCCGTTCTGCCCGTTGCCGGCACACTCGATGAAGTAGGTGCGGGTCACCGAGGGGAAGCGCTTGAGGTCCTCCAGGGTGAAGATCAGGGGGCGCTCCACCATCCCGTGGATGACCAGGCGGTAGGCCTCGGGGTCCACCTGGGGCACGCCGGCGTGGTGGCGCTCAAAAAAGAGGCCGTTGGGGGTGATGACCCCCTCCAGATCCCCGATGGGGGCAAAGCTCGCCCCCGAGTGGCGGGTGCGCAGGTTGGGGGAGATGTAGCGCACCACGCCCTCTTCAAAGGGGCTCCGCCCTCCGTACTCGGAGAGGGGGGTGCCCAAGGGGGTAAGGGTCTCAAAGGTCTTTTCCGTCCATGGGGACCCCTGGGCTTTGGCCTTCATGAGGGAGAGAAGCCCCCCTACGCCAAGTAGCCGGAAGAACTTCCTTCGGTCCATATACCCTCCTAGTGTATCTTGGGCGCGTAGGAAATCCCGCCCCCCTTGGGGGCGGGACCCTGGCCCTTCAGGCAGGGCCAAACATGTCGTTCCAGATGCCCAAGGCCCAGCCGTAGGCGGCCTCGCCGCTGGCCTTGGAGCGCTGGTTGTCCACCGTGCTCTGCTGGACCACCCGGCGGGCAGCCTCGTCCCAGCTGTGCTGGTGGGCCACCCAGATGGCCTCCTCGGAGTTCACAAAGGAGTAGCAGATGTTGGTGGGGAGCTCGGGGGCGATCTCCGCCAGAGGCCTGCCCCTCAAGCGTTCGGCGATCTGCCGGGCCACGATGGTGCCGGAGACGTAGGCCACCATCCCGCTCTTGGGGTAGGGGGTGTTGCCCACGATGTCCCCCAGGAGGTAGACCCGGTCGTCCCTTTCGGAGAAGAAGTAGGGAAGGCGGATGTTGGCCCACCTTTCCCCAAGCCCCGCCTGCTGCACGATCTCCGCCGCCTTCATGGGAGGGATGATGTTGGCTACGGTGAAGGGAACGTCCCCGAGCTCGGTCTTTATTACCTTCTTCTCGTAGTCTAGGCCGGTGATGGTGGTGCTGGGGATATACTCCAAATAGTCCTTGTAGAGGTCGTTGTAGGCGGCGAGGAACCCGGGGGCCTTGGAGATGGGCTGGGGGTTGGCGTCCAGGACGATGAGCTTACCCTTGACCCCTTTGGTCTTGAACCGCCAGGCTAGAAGGGCCGCCCGCTCGTAAGGGCCGGGAGGGCAGCGGTAGGGGGGGTTGGGGATGTAGATGACGAACTCCCCACCCTCCTCCTCAAAGCGGTCGATCTGGCGGCGAAGGGCGACGTGCTCAAAGGGTCGGAAGCCCACGGGGAGGAAGTCCTTGGCCTCGGGGTAACCGGGGATGGCCTCGTACATGTAGGTGATCCCCGGGGCGAGGACCAGGAGGTCGTAGGCCAGGTAGCCCCCGGTGGTGCGGATGAGGCGGCGGTCCCGGTTGATCTCCAGGACCCGCTCCTGGACGAAGACCACGCCGTCCCGGATCACCTCGCTGTAGTCAAAGACCAGAAACTCCAAGGGCTGCAACCCCGCCAGGAAGAGGTTGGATATGGGGCAGGACATGAAGTAGCCCCGCTGTTCCAGGAGGACCACCTCGGCCTCGGGCACCGCCTGCTTGAGCTTGCGGGCCGCCGCGGTCCCACCCCAGCCGCCCCCCACCACCACCACCCGGGGAGCCCGGGTGCGGGGAAGGAGGGTGGGCGGACGGGCATAGAACTCCCGGGCGAATCCGCCGCTTCCCAAAGCCCCAGCCGCCGCAAGAGTGGCCCCCGTTTTCAGGACCTGACGCCGGTTGACCTTCATCTCCTCCCTCCCTTCATTGACCCGGGCGGTAAGGCACCCCACCCACGGCCTCCAAAACGGCGCCCATCACCTGCCGGGCCTCCTGGAGCATGGGCACTGCGGGCGTGCCCATCACCCCCGGCATGATGGTCATGAGCATGGGCTCAATGGCCCCCACCAGCACATCCGAGCCCATCTGCATGGCGAAGAAGCGGCAGGGCGCAGCGAAACCCCCGGCGGGCTGGGCGAGGAACATTATACGGGCCCACTCGCTCTTGCAGGGCATGATCACGGTCACCGGGCCCACCTGGACGTTGGGGAGGAGGTTCATCCCCAAGGAGGTGAGCTCGGTTTCCACCATGAGGACCACGTCCTCCACCTGGGCTGAGGGGACGCGGTAGAGGAGGGCGGGCATCAAGCCGCTACTGGGATCCGGCATCATGGGGGGGGAAAGCCGCCTCACCACCCCCAATTGGCCCAAGGCAGCCTCGAGGCGCCAGGTAAGCTCCCGCACCTTGCCCCCGTAGACCCCCATGAGGCCGAAGAGGAACCTGCCGTCCAGGGTCCCCACCAGGTGCCTCTCCCCCTCCCCGGTGATGAAGACCGTAGGGGGAAGGATGATGGCCGTCATGGGGTTCTTGGAGGCGGCCTCCAGGCTCCCTCCTCCGGGCTTGAGAACGACGAGGCGGTACTCGGGGAAGCCCGGGCCCGTCACCTGGCGCACCTGCTCCCCCAGGTTCAGGACCCGGTCAGGCTCCAGGCCCGCGCTCCTCAGGGCCTGGAGGGTCCTGGCCTCCACCTCCTCCAGGGAACCCCTCACCTCCACCACCAGGGACTGGGCCAAGGCCAGGCCCGAAACCGCCAAAAGGGCCCAAAGCTTCTTCAACCCTCCACCTCCACCTCGAGGCCGGCATCCAGCCAGCCTTTGAAGCCAAAGGCGATGTTCTTGGCGTTCTTGTACCCCAGGGCCTGAAGGTAGGCGGCGATCACCATGGAGACGCTCCCCGAGTTGCAGTAAACAAGGATCAAGGCCTCCTTGTCCTGGGGGAGCTCGTTGAGCCGCCTGGGGACCTCCCCCGCGGGGAGGTGGACCGAGCCCGGGATGTGCCCCCGCCTCCTCTCCTCCGCCGTGCGCACGTCCAGGAGCAAGGGCTCAAAGAGGAGGAGGTCCCTGGCCTCCGTGGGGAAGACCAGGTAGCTCGCCGGGGGGACCCGCCCGATGAAGGCCGCAAAGGCCTCGGCAAAATCCTCTCCCCCCTGCCCCTGGCCCTGGGCTAGGGGCAGGAAGGGGAGGGCGAGGAGAAGGTCCCGGCGGCGCATCCCTACCTCGTGAAGAAGGGCAGCTCCTCAAAGGCGTGGCCAGCCCTAGTGGCCTCGGCCAGGATGTAGAGGGTGAGGGCGATGTAGGGCTCGGAGTAGTAGGCCGGGGCGGGGATGCCTATGGAATCGTAGCAGAAGGCTATACGGTCCTGCATGGTGTAGAGCTTGTCCGCCTCAAACCGGTAAGCGGGCCACTCGCTACCCAAGCCCTGGCTGGGGCTCCGCAGGGGGGAAAGGCGGACCCGCCTCCCGGCGTAGCGGTCGTGGCAGGCGGAGCAGTTCATGTCCCGGTTGCCCGCCCGCATGTACCAGAGCTCCCGACCCAGGTTGTAAAGGGCATGCTCCTGGGGGTGTTTGGGCACCACCTGCATCCTGGCCCTGGAGGAGTAGCTGGCGATGTAAGCGGCGATGGCCCGCACCTCGTCCCGCTTGATCTCCTGGGGCTTATAGCCCTGAACGGTCTGCATGCAGGTGTAAATCCGGGTTTCCAAGTCCTCCACGCGCCTGGAGTCGGGGAAGTACCTGGGCAAGGTGGCGTAGCTCCCCTCCAGGACCCCGGGCCCCTTGCCGAAGTCGCAGGCCTCTAGGGTCTTCCCCGAGGGCCCCTTGCGGTAGAAGAGCTCCCTCCCCTCCTCCACGTAGAGCTCCCCAGGCAGAATCCCGAAGGTCTCCAGGTACATCTGCCTTTGCCGCATGGCCTCCTCAAAGGGGTCCAGGGGCTTCTGACCTTGGGTGTAGGCGAAGAGGGCCCCGAAGCCGAGGAGGGCCAGGCCAGAGAGCAGGTAGGTCCGCTTCATCCTCACCTCCGGTTCACGGGGGACTCAGGGTCCAGGAGAAAGGCCACGATGTGGGCCGCTTCCTCAGGGGTGAAGTGGCCCTGCACCCCACCCCGGTACATGAGGGAGCAGGGGAAGTAGGCCCAGGCGTTGTAGACCACCTCGTAGACGTAGCGTTGGAGCGCCTCCGACTGGCCCCTAAGGGCCCCGTACCCCCGGAGGTCAGGCCCCACGGTGCCGTAGGCCACCTCCGCCGGGTCCCCCGAGTGGCAGGCGTAGCAGTTGCCCCTCCTGGGGTCGGTGAAGATCTCCTCCCCCTTCCGCCAGTCGCCCATGAGCCTGCCGTCCTCCGGGTAGCGGATGAGGGCCCGCTGTTCGGCCAGGAAGAGGGGGAGGAGGTCCGGGGGGAGCCTGTCCCGGTACTGGGAGCAGAGGGCCTGTCCCCGGTCTTGGGAGCCCATCACTTTGAGGAAAGCCTCTCCCCCGGTCTGGAGGGCAGCCTCGAGGCGAGCCCTGAAAGGGCCCACCTGGGAAAACCCTAAGCCCAAGAGAAGAACGCCTATGAGCAAAACTCCTGTTCGCTTCATCCCATCACCTCGGGCAGGCGGTAGTTGCGCCCCAGGACCCTCACGTTGGGCTGGGGCAGGATCCGTACCCGGCCCACCGCCTTGAGGTAACCGGCTAGCACCTCGTAGATGGGCTTGGGCTCATACCCCAGCTTGGCCTCCCCCACCCGCTGGAGCCTCCCCCCGTAGGCGGCCACCAGATAGCGGCGGTTGGGATCCAAGGGCTTCCCGTTCACTTCCAGGTCCCGGATGCGGCCCCCCGTGGGGGCGTCGGGGTCCAGGACGTAGCGGAGGCCCACGGTACGGCTCACGTCCCCGCCCTGGTGGTAGAAGGGGTCGGGGCTAAAGACGTTGCTGGCGATGTCCTCCAAGACGCTTCGGATCTGCTCCCCCCTGAGGTAGAAGAGGTAGAGCTCAGGGTAGGTGAAGCCCAGGTAGGCGTAGAGGTGGTCCCAGGTGATGGCCTGTCCCGGGAGAACGGTGGTGCCCCAGCGCACCGCAGGGCTGAAGACCACCTCCACCTCGGGATAGACCGCCCGCACCGCCTCCCCTACCAGCTGGTCAAAGGTGGAGTAGAGGGTGTCCCGCTTGTAAAGTAGGGTTTCCGTGACCGCCAAGGGCTCCAAGAGGTGCTGGCGGTGAGGGGCAATCTGGGCCTCCAAGAAGGCCTCCACATCCTCCGCCTGGGGCAGATGGGCCGAAAGGACGGGCAGGACCCGAACCCGGAGGTTGGCGATCCCCCCCTTGCGGAGCCTGAGGTCTACCCGCATGAGGGCCTTGCCGGCGGCGCTTCCCCCCACGATCCAGGTCCGCCCCACCCGCCAGGGCAGGGGGGTGAGGTCGTGGGTGTGGCCGGAGAGGATGAGGTCTATTCCCTCCACCCGTTCCGCCAGGGCGGCGTCCAGCTGCAGGCCATTGTGGGAGAGGAGGACCACCGCATCCGCCCCCTCGGCCCGGGCCCTTCGCACCGCCTCCCCTAGCCTCCTCTCGTCCAGGGCGAAGGAGAGGCCCTCGGTGAACTCCTCGGGATGGGCCACCTTCACGTAGGGGTAGCTGGCCCCCACTACGGCCAGGGCATAGGGCCCCACCTGGTGGATGCGGTAAGCGGGGAAGAGGGGATCGCCGAAGAGCTCGTCCACGATGTTATAGGAGAGAAGCTCCCCTTGGAAGGCCTCGAGGAGCTCCTCCACCCTTTCCTGCCCCAGGGTCCACTCCCAGTGGGAGACCATGTGGTCCACCCCCACCCGGTTCTGCCAGTCCACGATGGCCCTCCCCTGGGTGAGGAGGGAAATCCCGGAGTTGGTCCAGGTATCCCCCCCATCCAGGACCAGGGCCTTGCCCCCTTCCGCCTCCACCTGGGCCTTCTGCTGACGGATGAGGGCGGTAAGCGGAGCCAGACCGCCGATGGGCCCCAAGGCCCGGGCCAGCTCCACGAAGTCCAGGTAGGAGAGGAGGTAGGCCAAGGGGGTCTTCCGGGCCACCCCGTAGTAGCGGAGGACGGCCTCCCCCGTGAGGTAGCCGGGGCGGCCCATGAGGGGCTTGGGGGCGATGAGGTTGGGGGGCTCCATGAAGTAGTGGGGGAAAAGCTGGGCGTGGAGATCGGAGAAGTAGAGCAAGGTGGCCTCCCCATAGGGTGGGAGGTCGTAGAGTCCCTTGGGGTCCTCCAACACCCGGGAAAGGGCCTTGGGGGAGAGGCCCGCCAGAGCGGAAAGAAGGAAGAGGAGCTCCCTGCGGTTCATCGGGACCCCACTGCAGGCTTGGTGTTGAAGTCAGACTCCGGGTCCAGGAGGTAGGCCACCACGTGGGCGATCTCCTCGGGGGTTAGGCCTCCCAGGGCCCCGAAGCGGTACATGACCGAGCAGGGGAAGTAGGCCCAAGCGTTGTAGATGACCTCGTAGGTGTAGCGCTGCATGGCCTCGGACTGGCCCCGGTTTAGGCCGTACTTCTCCAGGCTGGGCCCCACGTCCCCACCCAGGTGCACGGGGGAGCCATAGTGGCAGGAGAAGCAGTTGGCCTTCTGCAGGTTGTTGAAGATCTCCCCGCCCTTGCGCCAGTCCCCCATGAGCCTCCCGTCTGCGGGATACCTGATGAGGGCCCGTTGCTCCTCCAGGAACTGGGGCAGAAGTTCGGCGGGGAGGCGGTTGCGGTACTGGGAGCAAAGGGCCTGGTCGGGGCGCTGGTTGAGGAAGACCTCGGCGTAGGCCTTACCCCCAGTCTGGATGGGTTTTAGCTCCTCCTCGGTGAAGTACCGCTGGGCCAGGGCCAAGGCCAGAAGGGCCAAAAGGAGGAAAAGAAGGGCTTTTCTCATGCCTCCTCCTCACCGCACAAAGGCGGGCCACTCCTCCACCACCGCCCCATTGGCGTGGTAGGCCATGAAGAGCTCCAGGGCCAGGATGGGCAGGGAGTAGAGGGCTGGAGCGGGATGGCCGATGTTCCCGTAGCAGGCCCGGATGCGGTCCTGCATGGTCCAGATCTGGTCGTTGGAGTAGCGGTAGGCGGGCCAGTTGGTCCAGGACTTGTCCTTACCCAGGACATCAGCGTAGGAGAGGACCCCGGCCCGGCGGCCCACGTAGGTCACGTGGCAGGTGGCGCAGCCCACGTCCCGCTGGCCGGTGCGGGCGTAGAAGAGCTTTTCGCCCAGGGCGTAGAGCTCCCGCTCCTGGGGGAAGAGGAGGCGCACCTGGACCCTTTGCCCCGTGGACTTGCTGGCAATGTAGAAGGCGATGGACACCACCTCGGAGCGCTTCACCTCTTCCGGCTTGAAGCCCTGGACCCGGGTCATGCAGGTCACGATGCGGCTATCCAGGTCCTCCACCCTTCCCGTGTCCAGGAAATAACGGGGAAGCCTGGCGGCCGCCCCCTCTAAGACCCCTTTGCCCAAGCCGAAGTCGCACTCGGCCATGGTCTTGCCCGAAGGGCCCTTGCGGTTGAAAAGCTCCTCCCCCTGGGCCACGATGAGCTCCGTGGGGAGGATCCCCGCGGTCTCCAGGAGGAGCTGCCGCTGCCGCCTGGCCTCCTCCCGGGGGTCCGCCTCCTGGCCCAAAGCGGCCCCCAGGAGGAGGTTCGCCCCCAGGAGAAGGAATAGCAAGGCCTTCCACCGCATCCGCATAACCCAACCTCCATAAAGGCGCCCGGCCTCCCGGGCGCCCGCGCCTAGGCCAGCTCCAGCCTAACCGTGCCCTCGCCCGTGTCCCCGCCCGTGTCCCTCAGCCTAACGGTGTAGGCGCCTGGCTTTTCGGCCTTGAACTTGAAGCCGTAGAGGGGGTTGGCGCTGATGGAGGGGCCGGGACGGACTTCGGCCACCTTCTCCCCCTCAAAGAAGACCTCCACCTGGTTGATGTACCTGGCGGGGATCAGGTTGCCCCGCTCATCCCGGCGGGTGCCGGGCTCGTTGGGGTGCTGGGCCACCGCCTGGAGCCGGAACTCCTCGCCCGCCTTGGGCCTAGCCGGGGTCAGCCGTACGATCACACGG
The genomic region above belongs to Thermus sediminis and contains:
- a CDS encoding translation initiation factor 2, whose product is MKKLWALLAVSGLALAQSLVVEVRGSLEEVEARTLQALRSAGLEPDRVLNLGEQVRQVTGPGFPEYRLVVLKPGGGSLEAASKNPMTAIILPPTVFITGEGERHLVGTLDGRFLFGLMGVYGGKVRELTWRLEAALGQLGVVRRLSPPMMPDPSSGLMPALLYRVPSAQVEDVVLMVETELTSLGMNLLPNVQVGPVTVIMPCKSEWARIMFLAQPAGGFAAPCRFFAMQMGSDVLVGAIEPMLMTIMPGVMGTPAVPMLQEARQVMGAVLEAVGGVPYRPGQ
- the soxA gene encoding sulfur oxidation c-type cytochrome SoxA, which translates into the protein MKRTYLLSGLALLGFGALFAYTQGQKPLDPFEEAMRQRQMYLETFGILPGELYVEEGRELFYRKGPSGKTLEACDFGKGPGVLEGSYATLPRYFPDSRRVEDLETRIYTCMQTVQGYKPQEIKRDEVRAIAAYIASYSSRARMQVVPKHPQEHALYNLGRELWYMRAGNRDMNCSACHDRYAGRRVRLSPLRSPSQGLGSEWPAYRFEADKLYTMQDRIAFCYDSIGIPAPAYYSEPYIALTLYILAEATRAGHAFEELPFFTR
- the soxX gene encoding sulfur oxidation c-type cytochrome SoxX, whose translation is MKRTGVLLIGVLLLGLGFSQVGPFRARLEAALQTGGEAFLKVMGSQDRGQALCSQYRDRLPPDLLPLFLAEQRALIRYPEDGRLMGDWRKGEEIFTDPRRGNCYACHSGDPAEVAYGTVGPDLRGYGALRGQSEALQRYVYEVVYNAWAYFPCSLMYRGGVQGHFTPEEAAHIVAFLLDPESPVNRR
- the soxB gene encoding thiosulfohydrolase SoxB yields the protein MNRRELLFLLSALAGLSPKALSRVLEDPKGLYDLPPYGEATLLYFSDLHAQLFPHYFMEPPNLIAPKPLMGRPGYLTGEAVLRYYGVARKTPLAYLLSYLDFVELARALGPIGGLAPLTALIRQQKAQVEAEGGKALVLDGGDTWTNSGISLLTQGRAIVDWQNRVGVDHMVSHWEWTLGQERVEELLEAFQGELLSYNIVDELFGDPLFPAYRIHQVGPYALAVVGASYPYVKVAHPEEFTEGLSFALDERRLGEAVRRARAEGADAVVLLSHNGLQLDAALAERVEGIDLILSGHTHDLTPLPWRVGRTWIVGGSAAGKALMRVDLRLRKGGIANLRVRVLPVLSAHLPQAEDVEAFLEAQIAPHRQHLLEPLAVTETLLYKRDTLYSTFDQLVGEAVRAVYPEVEVVFSPAVRWGTTVLPGQAITWDHLYAYLGFTYPELYLFYLRGEQIRSVLEDIASNVFSPDPFYHQGGDVSRTVGLRYVLDPDAPTGGRIRDLEVNGKPLDPNRRYLVAAYGGRLQRVGEAKLGYEPKPIYEVLAGYLKAVGRVRILPQPNVRVLGRNYRLPEVMG
- the soxA gene encoding sulfur oxidation c-type cytochrome SoxA — protein: MRWKALLFLLLGANLLLGAALGQEADPREEARRQRQLLLETAGILPTELIVAQGEELFNRKGPSGKTMAECDFGLGKGVLEGAAARLPRYFLDTGRVEDLDSRIVTCMTRVQGFKPEEVKRSEVVSIAFYIASKSTGQRVQVRLLFPQERELYALGEKLFYARTGQRDVGCATCHVTYVGRRAGVLSYADVLGKDKSWTNWPAYRYSNDQIWTMQDRIRACYGNIGHPAPALYSLPILALELFMAYHANGAVVEEWPAFVR
- the soxC gene encoding sulfite dehydrogenase gives rise to the protein MDRRKFFRLLGVGGLLSLMKAKAQGSPWTEKTFETLTPLGTPLSEYGGRSPFEEGVVRYISPNLRTRHSGASFAPIGDLEGVITPNGLFFERHHAGVPQVDPEAYRLVIHGMVERPLIFTLEDLKRFPSVTRTYFIECAGNGQNGYRNPPDPSLTATRSRGLASNASWTGVPLALLLKEAGVKPGAKWLVPEGMDAAMYTRSIPLEKAMEDVLVAYAQNGEALRPEQGYPVRLVVPGWEGSIQVKWLRRILVTDLPAMAKDETSEYTDVMADGRVLAFTWIMEPQSIITSPSGLQQIKPGFHEIRGLAWSGYGRVTRVEISFDQGRTWRRATLEPPVERYAFVRFKMPWYWDGKEVVLWSRAWDEAGNTQPTREEFFRRWGRNNRYHYNAIQAWRIQGDGQVVNGDQPLGGQAFGPAGGCGGEVLDV
- a CDS encoding rhodanese-like domain-containing protein encodes the protein MRRRDLLLALPFLPLAQGQGQGGEDFAEAFAAFIGRVPPASYLVFPTEARDLLLFEPLLLDVRTAEERRRGHIPGSVHLPAGEVPRRLNELPQDKEALILVYCNSGSVSMVIAAYLQALGYKNAKNIAFGFKGWLDAGLEVEVEG
- the soxX gene encoding sulfur oxidation c-type cytochrome SoxX codes for the protein MRKALLFLLLALLALALAQRYFTEEELKPIQTGGKAYAEVFLNQRPDQALCSQYRNRLPAELLPQFLEEQRALIRYPADGRLMGDWRKGGEIFNNLQKANCFSCHYGSPVHLGGDVGPSLEKYGLNRGQSEAMQRYTYEVIYNAWAYFPCSVMYRFGALGGLTPEEIAHVVAYLLDPESDFNTKPAVGSR
- the soxZ gene encoding thiosulfate oxidation carrier complex protein SoxZ, producing MSIRVIVRLTPARPKAGEEFRLQAVAQHPNEPGTRRDERGNLIPARYINQVEVFFEGEKVAEVRPGPSISANPLYGFKFKAEKPGAYTVRLRDTGGDTGEGTVRLELA
- a CDS encoding c-type cytochrome; protein product: MFKQALLALALLGLAFAARYGLGTPIAEELIAQYDLRPVVLPDGRGLPPGEGKVVEGERIYAEKCASCHGARGEGYPFNRLVAEPFPITPDTDPVEFAIGNYWPYATTLFDYIRRAMPFGAAGTLTDEEVYHLVAFLLYMNGITEADTPINQKTLPTIRMPARELLDLDPETRRRFPWLTLP
- a CDS encoding FCSD flavin-binding domain-containing protein; amino-acid sequence: MKVNRRQVLKTGATLAAAGALGSGGFAREFYARPPTLLPRTRAPRVVVVGGGWGGTAAARKLKQAVPEAEVVLLEQRGYFMSCPISNLFLAGLQPLEFLVFDYSEVIRDGVVFVQERVLEINRDRRLIRTTGGYLAYDLLVLAPGITYMYEAIPGYPEAKDFLPVGFRPFEHVALRRQIDRFEEEGGEFVIYIPNPPYRCPPGPYERAALLAWRFKTKGVKGKLIVLDANPQPISKAPGFLAAYNDLYKDYLEYIPSTTITGLDYEKKVIKTELGDVPFTVANIIPPMKAAEIVQQAGLGERWANIRLPYFFSERDDRVYLLGDIVGNTPYPKSGMVAYVSGTIVARQIAERLRGRPLAEIAPELPTNICYSFVNSEEAIWVAHQHSWDEAARRVVQQSTVDNQRSKASGEAAYGWALGIWNDMFGPA